Proteins from a genomic interval of Cheilinus undulatus linkage group 15, ASM1832078v1, whole genome shotgun sequence:
- the LOC121522914 gene encoding ATP synthase subunit beta, mitochondrial-like, translating to MLGAVGRCSNGALQALKPLNSLRSTSGRQAALSLSRGYAAPAAKAALANGRIVAVIGAVVDVQFDEGLPPILNALEVLGRDSRLVLEVAQHLGENTVRTIAMDGTEGLVRGQQVLDTGAPIRIPVGPETLGRIMNVIGEPIDERGPISTKQTAPIHAEAPEFTDMSVEQEILVTGIKVVDLLAPYAKGGKIGLFGGAGVGKTVLIMELINNVAKAHGGYSVFAGVGERTREGNDLYHEMIESGVINLKDTTSKVALVYGQMNEPPGARARVALTGLTVAEYFRDQEGQDVLLFIDNIFRFTQAGSEVSALLGRIPSAVGYQPTLATDMGTMQERITTTKKGSITSVQAIYVPADDLTDPAPATTFAHLDATTVLSRAIAELGIYPAVDPLDSTSRIMDPNIVGSEHYDVARGVQKILQDYKSLQDIIAILGMDELSEEDKLTVARARKIQRFLSQPFQVAEVFTGHLGKLVPLKETIKGFKSILGGEYDALPEQAFYMVGPIEEVVQKAEKLAEEHS from the exons ATGTTGGGTGCTGTGGGACGGTGCAGCAACGGGGCTCTGCAGGCTCTAAAGCCTTTAAACTCTTTAAGAAGTACGAGTGGAAGACAAGCGGCCCTTTCTTTAA GCAGAGGCTATGCTGCCCCAGCTGCAAAGGCAGCACTGGCCAATGGCCGCATAGTTGCTGTTATTGGTGCTGTGGTTGATGTCCAGTTCGATGAAGGCCTTCCTCCCATTCTCAATGCCCTGGAGGTGCTCGGCCGAGACAGCAGGCTGGTGCTGGAGGTGGCACAGCATCTGG GTGAAAACACAGTCAGAACAATTGCCATGGACGGCACAGAGGGTCTTGTCCGTGGTCAGCAGGTTCTGGATACTGGAGCCCCCATTAGGATCCCCGTTGGCCCAGAGACTCTGGGCAGGATCATGAATGTCATTGGGGAGCCCATTGATGAGAGGGGTCCAATTAGCACCAAACA AACTGCTCCCATCCATGCTGAAGCCCCTGAGTTCACAGACATGAGTGTGGAGCAGGAGATCCTGGTCACTGGCATCAAAGTGGTAGATCTGCTGGCACCCTATGCCAAGGGTGGAAAGATTG GTCTGTTCGGCGGCGCTGGCGTTGGAAAGACTGTGTTGATTATGGAGCTGATCAACAATGTGGCCAAGGCTCACGGTGGTTACTCAGTGTTTGCTGGAGTGGGAGAACGAACCAGAGAGGGAAATGACTTGTACCATGAAATGATCGAGTCTGGTGTTATTAACCTGAAGGACACGACCTCTAAG GTAGCTCTTGTGTATGGTCAAATGAATGAGCCTCCAGGTGCCCGTGCTAGAGTTGCTCTTACTGGTTTGACTGTTGCCGAATACTTCCGCGATCAGGAGGGACAGGATGTACTTCTCTTTATTGACAACATCTTTAGGTTTACCCAGGCTGGATCAGAG GTGTCTGCTCTGCTAGGTCGTATCCCCTCAGCTGTGGGTTACCAGCCCACTTTAGCCACTGATATGGGAACAATGCAGGAGAGAATTACCACCACCAAGAAAGGCTCTATCACCTCAGTACAG GCTATCTATGTGCCTGCTGATGATTTGACTGACCCTGCCCCTGCAACAACTTTTGCCCACTTGGATGCAACAACTGTGCTGTCCCGTGCTATTGCTGAGCTTGGTATCTACCCCGCTGTGGACCCTTTGGATTCCACGTCCCGTATCATGGACCCTAACATTGTGGGTTCTGAACACTATGATGTTGCTCGTGGTGTGCAGAAGATTCTTCAG GACTATAAATCATTGCAGGACATTATTGCTATCCTGGGTATGGATGAATTGTCAGAGGAAGATAAGCTGACTGTAGCACGTGCTCGTAAGATCCAGCGTTTCTTGTCACAGCCATTCCAGGTAGCAGAAGTTTTCACAGGTCACTTGGGAAAGCTGGTGCCTCTGAAGGAAACAATCAAAGGCTTCAAGAGCATCCTAGGAG gTGAATATGATGCCCTACCAGAACAAGCTTTCTACATGGTGGGTCCCATTGAAGAAGTAGTCCAGAAGGCTGAGAAACTGGCAGAAGAACACTCTTAA
- the zgc:172182 gene encoding coiled-coil domain-containing protein 89 codes for MATPQRNAENFLKMEGDVTEPMECFQKSLAKLSCFSLDETTETGMLRSRIDEQSGLICMLKQRADELLLRCEALQKINTELESCMKDCETELDSERKKADQMEKRFKDLASNNQAIIAFMTEYKNQNGLLKLENKELQTENETLFSKKLEDKEVLVQKLTQEIKQLTETFTKKENGYREKLSECQLKLKEQATQHQTKEASLLDELKDVQKQQRDAVGLCKDLQMKLQKVGEEHALKETDMQESIRSVTRAKDKLLQLSFERGTLIQEKQEVILQIEKKLKDEKKARAKAEDRFQKEAEAVNADLRVTSLQSALDEATAKYRQFKLDFDAYKEHSSSLLLQERELNKKLRHMMG; via the exons ATGGCAACTCCACAAAGAAATGCAGAAAACTTCTTGAAGATGGAGGGCGACGTGACTGAG CCTatggaatgttttcagaagtcaCTGGCAAAACTCAGCTGCTTTTCTTTGGATGAGACAACAGAAACTGGAATGCTGCGGTCCAGGATTGATGAACAATCAGGGCTGATATGCATGTTGAAACAGAGAGCAGATGAACTCCTTCTACGATGTGAAGCCCTTCAGAAAATCAATACAGAGCTGGAGAGCTGCATGAAAGACTGCGAGACAGAGCTGGAcagtgaaagaaagaaagcagatCAAATGGAGAAGAGATTTAAGGATTTAGCCAGCAACAATCAAGCGATTATAGCATTCATGACGGagtacaaaaatcaaaatggccTTTTAAAGCTGGAAAACAAAGAGCTGcagactgaaaatgaaacactttTCTCTAAAAAGTTAGAGGATAAAGAAGTGTTAGTTCAAAAACTGACACAAGAAATCAAGCAACTAACCGAGACCttcacaaagaaagaaaatggataTCG GGAGAAACTATCAGAGTGCCAGTTAAAACTCAAGGAGCAAGCAACTCAGCATCAAACAAAGGAAGCATCGCTACTAGATGAGCTGAAAGATGTTCAGAAACAGCAAAGAGATGCTGTCGGGTTGTGCAAAG ACCTTCAGATGAAGTTACAAAAGGTTGGAGAGGAGCATGCTTTAAAGGAAACTGACATGCAAGAAAGCATAAGAAGCGTCACCAGAGCGAAGGACAAATTGCTGCAGCTGTCTTTTGAGAGAGGGACACTGATACAG gagaaacaAGAGGTGATCCTGCAGATTGAGAAGAAATTGAAAGACGAAAAAAAAGCCAGGGCAAAAGCAGAGGACAG ATTTCAAAAGGAGGCAGAAGCTGTCAATGCAGATTTAAGAGTGACGTCTCTCCAGTCTGCTCTGGATGAAGCCACAGCTAAATATCGGCAGTTCAAACTG gaCTTTGATGCCTACAAAGAGCACAGCAGCAGCCTTCTCTTACAAGAGAGGGAGCTGAATAAGAAACTTCGACACATGATGGGATAA